From the genome of Primulina eburnea isolate SZY01 chromosome 12, ASM2296580v1, whole genome shotgun sequence, one region includes:
- the LOC140808481 gene encoding uncharacterized protein: MNRAKEAIVASFDNKKDEYKDIFAIIDHRWTIQLHRPLHPAGHFLNPEFFYSNCNIENDNEVVTGLCKCIARMCETEKLQDKIMDQLPMYKRVEGLFGMPMTVRQRNKKSPAEWWLAYGCSTPELQVFAVKVLSLTCNSSACERNWSVFEHLHSKRRNRLEQKQLNDLVYINYNRALRRRYDMRDTIDPISLAGIDDSNKWLMGELNNNSGDENDLVFDDDSLTWGEVGRASGVDEDAYNFRSRGTSSTKEAADSTSTLNTYKRRSTINRSNNEEDEDIDFGENDEESEGYKSGASASGDDDDDIVGEDEDEFDDLDF; the protein is encoded by the exons ATGAATCGGGCTAAAGAAGCTATTGTTGCCTCATTTGATAACAAAAAGGATGAATATAAAGACATTTTTGCTATAATTGATCATAGGTGGACGATACAACTTCATCGACCTTTACATCCTGCTGGGCATTTCTTAAACCCGGAGTTCTTCTACTCGAATTGTAATATAGAAAATGATAATGAAGTTGTGACGGGTTTGTGTAAATGTATCGCTAGGATGTGTGAAACCGAAAAGTTACAGGATAAGATCATGGACCAATTGCCAATGTACAAAAGGGTCGAAGGACTTTTTGGGATGCCAATGACAGTCAGACAAAGAAACAAAAAATCACCAG CGGAATGGTGGTTGGCTTATGGGTGTTCGACACCCGAATTGCAAGTGTTTGCGGTGAAAGTTCTTAGCCTTACTTGTAACTCATCTGCTTGTGAACGAAATTGGAGTGTGTTTGAACAT CTTCATTCCAAAAGAAGAAATAGATTGGAGCAAAAACAATTGAATGATTTGGTTTACATAAATTATAATAGGGCTTTGAGGCGACGATATGATATGCGTGATACGATTGATCCTATTTCTTTGGCTGGTATCGATGATAGTAATAAATGGTTGATGGgagaattaaataataatagtgGTGACGAAAATGATCTCGTATTTGATGATGATAGTTTGACTTGGGGTGAAGTTGGACGAGCTTCTGGGGTTGATGAAGATGCCTATAATTTTAGATCGCGGGGCACATCCTCTACAAAAGAAGCAGCGGATAGTACGAGTACATTAAATACGTATAAAAGAAGATCTACTATCAATCGTTCTAACAATGAAGAGGATGAAGATATTGACTTTGGCGAAAACGATGAGGAATCTGAAGGATACAAATCTGGAGCTTCAGCTTCtggagatgatgatgatgatatagttgGGGAGGATGAAGATGAAtttgatgatttagattttTGA
- the LOC140808480 gene encoding serine/threonine-protein kinase PBL27-like isoform X4 — protein sequence MGWFLCTGKSWKNGKKPVEIKEEDQFPSNLDGFEYSFYILIAEKLKPNPAEAPKDGGSSHIAAHTFTFRELATATKNFRADCLLGEGGFGRVYKGRLESTNQIVAIKQLDRNGLQGNREFLVEVLMLSLLHHSNLVNLIGYCADGDQRLLVYEYMPLGSLEDHIHDLPPDKKRLDWNTRMKIAAGAAKGLEYLHDKANPPVIYRDLKCSNILLDECYHPKLSDFGLAKLGPIGDKTHVSTRVMGTYGYCAPEYAMTGQLTLKSDVYSFGVVLLEIITGRKAIDNSRAAGEHNLVAWDHNSGKMIGTAREMNGLYYFDETACWKTKAHALGSTFV from the exons ATGGGTTGGTTCCTCTGTACGGGGAAATCATGGAAGAATGGGAAGAAGCCAGTGGAAATCAAGGAAGAAGATCAGTTCCCATCAAATTTAG ATGGCTTTGAATATAGCTTTTATATCCTCATTGCAGAAAAACTGAAACCAAatcctgctgaggctcctaaaGATGGAGGATCTAGTCACATTGCTGCACATACATTTACATTTCGGGAGTTAGCGACCGCAACCAAGAATTTTAGGGCAGATTGTCTGTTGGGCGAAGGTGGATTTGGAAGAGTGTATAAGGGACGACTGGAGAGCACTAATCAG ATTGTGGCGATAAAGCAACTTGATAGGAATGGTTTGCAAGGGAACCGTGAATTTCTTGTAGAAGTTTTGATGTTAAGTCTACTTCATCATTCGAACTTGGTAAACTTGATCGGATATTGTGCTGATGGTGATCAAAGGCTTTTGGTGTATGAATACATGCCATTAGGATCATTGGAAGATCATATACACG ACCTTCCACCAGATAAAAAGCGTCTCGATTGGAATACAAGAATGAAAATAGCTGCTGGTGCGGCAAAAGGGTTGGAATATTTGCATGATAAAGCAAATCCACCTGTTATATATCGAGATTTAAAGTGTTCAAACATTTTACTTGACGAATGCTATCACCCCAAGCTATCTGATTTTGGTTTGGCCAAATTGGGACCCATTGGCGATAAGACCCATGTATCTACTAGAGTAATGGGAACTTATGGATATTGTGCACCCGAATATGCCATGACAGGACAGCTTACACTGAAATCTGATGTTTATAGTTTTGGTGTTGTCCTTCTAGAGATCATCACAGGAAGAAAGGCTATTGACAATTCAAGAGCTGCTGGTGAGCACAATTTGGTCGCTTGG GACCATAACTCGGGGAAGATGATTGGAACCGCTAGAGAAATGAATGGGCTGTACTACTTCGATGAAACTGCTTGCTGGAAAACAAAGGCTCATGCATTAG
- the LOC140808480 gene encoding serine/threonine-protein kinase PBL27-like isoform X3, producing MGWFLCTGKSWKNGKKPVEIKEEDQFPSNLDGFEYSFYILIAEKLKPNPAEAPKDGGSSHIAAHTFTFRELATATKNFRADCLLGEGGFGRVYKGRLESTNQIVAIKQLDRNGLQGNREFLVEVLMLSLLHHSNLVNLIGYCADGDQRLLVYEYMPLGSLEDHIHDLPPDKKRLDWNTRMKIAAGAAKGLEYLHDKANPPVIYRDLKCSNILLDECYHPKLSDFGLAKLGPIGDKTHVSTRVMGTYGYCAPEYAMTGQLTLKSDVYSFGVVLLEIITGRKAIDNSRAAGEHNLVAWDHNSGKMIGTAREMNGLYYFDETACWKTKAHALGSFSSPFVNDQVMLWHRRLRHPSFLYLKTLISCII from the exons ATGGGTTGGTTCCTCTGTACGGGGAAATCATGGAAGAATGGGAAGAAGCCAGTGGAAATCAAGGAAGAAGATCAGTTCCCATCAAATTTAG ATGGCTTTGAATATAGCTTTTATATCCTCATTGCAGAAAAACTGAAACCAAatcctgctgaggctcctaaaGATGGAGGATCTAGTCACATTGCTGCACATACATTTACATTTCGGGAGTTAGCGACCGCAACCAAGAATTTTAGGGCAGATTGTCTGTTGGGCGAAGGTGGATTTGGAAGAGTGTATAAGGGACGACTGGAGAGCACTAATCAG ATTGTGGCGATAAAGCAACTTGATAGGAATGGTTTGCAAGGGAACCGTGAATTTCTTGTAGAAGTTTTGATGTTAAGTCTACTTCATCATTCGAACTTGGTAAACTTGATCGGATATTGTGCTGATGGTGATCAAAGGCTTTTGGTGTATGAATACATGCCATTAGGATCATTGGAAGATCATATACACG ACCTTCCACCAGATAAAAAGCGTCTCGATTGGAATACAAGAATGAAAATAGCTGCTGGTGCGGCAAAAGGGTTGGAATATTTGCATGATAAAGCAAATCCACCTGTTATATATCGAGATTTAAAGTGTTCAAACATTTTACTTGACGAATGCTATCACCCCAAGCTATCTGATTTTGGTTTGGCCAAATTGGGACCCATTGGCGATAAGACCCATGTATCTACTAGAGTAATGGGAACTTATGGATATTGTGCACCCGAATATGCCATGACAGGACAGCTTACACTGAAATCTGATGTTTATAGTTTTGGTGTTGTCCTTCTAGAGATCATCACAGGAAGAAAGGCTATTGACAATTCAAGAGCTGCTGGTGAGCACAATTTGGTCGCTTGG GACCATAACTCGGGGAAGATGATTGGAACCGCTAGAGAAATGAATGGGCTGTACTACTTCGATGAAACTGCTTGCTGGAAAACAAAGGCTCATGCATTAGGTAGCTTTAGTTCCCCTTTTGTTAATGATCAAGTGATGCTATGGCATAGACGATTACGACATCCTAGTTTTCTGTACCTTAAAACACTTATTTCCTGCATTATTTAa